One window from the genome of Thermus sediminis encodes:
- the pilB gene encoding type IV pilus assembly ATPase PilB has protein sequence MSVLTIGDKRLGAILLDAGLLTDEELQMALERHREVGGSLAEVLVDMGLLSERRIAQAIEDHFGIPLVELHTMQIPPKVKALLPAERAKELQAIPFALDEEAGVVRMAFVNPLDTLGLEEAEDLTGLVVEPYQATKSDLLYALAQNYPELGLPLPPPPAGPTQEELKLGEFLVRKGLIDRATLEEALVEQERTGDLLGRILVQRGLSEEDLYRTLAEQKDLEFLPSTESLNPEPAATPLLLRSDAMRYSAVPIALREGKVEVVLADPRHKEAVEELLGRPARFYLTLPKAWEALFQRAYPERGRLGEVLVQEGRLSREGLREALEVQKRLPKAKPLGEILVELGLARPEDVEEALRKQRQGGGRLEDTLVQSGKLRPEALAQAVAAQLGYPYLNPEENPPDPGAALLLPEDLCRRYGIFPHRLEGRTLVLLMKDPRNILALDDVRLALKRKGLAYEVSPAVATEAAIVRLIERFYGKEELGELAKELSKGYQQEEEAVTGELDESAAQKFVKQVIREAYLQDASDIHVEPRQSDVLVRIRIDGALRQYTTLPKGALAPVISVIKIMGGLNIAEKRLPQDGRVRYREGSIDLDLRLSTLPTVYGEKAVMRLLKKAADIPEIEGLGFAPGVFERFQEVISKPYGIFLITGPTGSGKSFTTFSILKRIATPDKNTQTIEDPVEYEIPGINQTQVNPQAGLTFARALRAFLRQDPDIIMVGEIRDSETAKIATEAALTGHLVIATLHTNDAAQAITRLDEMGVELFNISAALIGVLSQRLVRRICEHCRVETKPDPEVLRRLGLGEGEIQRAKLYKGMGCERCGGTGYKGRYAIHELLVVDEEIRHAIVAGKSATEIKELARKKGMRTLREDGIHKALLGITTLEEVLARTIE, from the coding sequence ATGAGCGTGCTCACCATTGGCGACAAGCGGCTTGGGGCCATCCTCTTGGATGCGGGGCTCCTTACGGACGAGGAGCTCCAGATGGCCTTAGAAAGGCACCGGGAAGTGGGGGGGTCTTTGGCGGAGGTCCTGGTGGACATGGGCCTCCTCTCGGAAAGGCGCATCGCTCAGGCCATCGAGGACCACTTCGGCATCCCCTTGGTGGAGCTGCACACCATGCAGATCCCCCCCAAGGTCAAGGCTCTCCTCCCTGCGGAACGGGCCAAGGAGCTCCAGGCCATCCCCTTCGCCCTGGACGAGGAAGCAGGCGTGGTGCGGATGGCCTTCGTGAACCCCCTGGATACCCTGGGCCTGGAGGAGGCGGAGGACCTCACCGGCCTGGTGGTGGAGCCCTACCAGGCCACCAAGAGCGACCTCCTCTACGCCTTGGCCCAGAACTACCCCGAGCTGGGGCTCCCCCTTCCCCCGCCCCCCGCAGGCCCCACCCAGGAGGAGCTGAAACTGGGGGAGTTCCTGGTGAGGAAGGGCTTGATAGATCGGGCCACCCTGGAGGAGGCCCTGGTGGAGCAGGAGCGCACCGGGGACCTCCTGGGCCGGATCCTGGTACAAAGGGGGCTTTCAGAGGAGGATCTCTACCGGACGCTGGCGGAGCAGAAGGACTTGGAGTTCCTCCCCTCCACGGAAAGCCTCAATCCCGAGCCTGCGGCCACCCCCCTCCTCCTCCGCTCCGACGCCATGAGGTACAGCGCCGTGCCCATAGCCCTCCGGGAGGGCAAGGTGGAGGTGGTCCTGGCCGATCCCCGGCACAAGGAGGCGGTGGAGGAGCTCTTAGGCCGCCCCGCCCGCTTCTACCTCACGCTTCCCAAGGCCTGGGAGGCCCTCTTCCAACGCGCCTATCCGGAGAGGGGCCGCCTGGGGGAGGTCCTGGTTCAGGAGGGCCGCCTCTCCCGGGAAGGCCTCAGGGAGGCTCTGGAGGTACAAAAGCGCCTCCCCAAGGCCAAGCCCTTGGGGGAGATCCTGGTGGAGCTGGGCCTGGCCCGGCCCGAGGACGTGGAGGAGGCCCTGAGGAAGCAGAGGCAGGGCGGGGGGCGCCTCGAGGACACCCTGGTCCAGTCGGGCAAGCTCAGGCCCGAGGCCCTGGCCCAGGCGGTGGCCGCCCAGCTGGGCTACCCCTACCTCAACCCCGAGGAGAACCCCCCAGACCCTGGGGCTGCCCTCCTCCTCCCCGAGGACCTCTGCCGGCGCTACGGGATCTTCCCCCACCGCCTGGAGGGGAGGACCCTGGTCCTCCTCATGAAGGACCCCCGGAACATCCTGGCCCTGGACGACGTGCGCCTAGCCCTGAAGCGCAAGGGGCTTGCCTACGAGGTCTCCCCGGCGGTGGCCACCGAGGCGGCCATCGTCAGGCTCATCGAGCGCTTCTACGGCAAGGAGGAGCTGGGGGAGCTGGCCAAGGAGCTCTCCAAGGGCTACCAGCAGGAAGAGGAGGCGGTCACCGGGGAGCTGGACGAGAGCGCCGCCCAGAAGTTCGTGAAGCAGGTGATCCGCGAGGCCTACCTGCAGGACGCCTCGGACATCCACGTGGAGCCCCGGCAAAGCGACGTCCTGGTGCGCATCCGGATTGACGGCGCCTTGCGCCAGTACACCACCCTGCCCAAGGGAGCCCTGGCCCCGGTGATCAGCGTCATCAAGATCATGGGCGGGCTCAACATCGCCGAGAAGCGCCTGCCCCAGGACGGCCGGGTGCGCTACCGGGAGGGGAGCATCGACCTGGACCTCCGCCTCTCCACCCTGCCCACGGTCTACGGGGAGAAGGCGGTGATGCGCCTCCTCAAGAAGGCCGCGGACATCCCGGAGATCGAGGGCCTAGGCTTCGCCCCCGGGGTCTTCGAGCGCTTCCAGGAGGTGATCTCCAAGCCCTACGGCATCTTCCTCATCACCGGGCCCACGGGGTCGGGGAAGAGCTTCACCACCTTCTCCATCCTCAAGCGCATCGCCACCCCCGACAAGAACACCCAGACCATTGAGGACCCGGTGGAGTACGAGATCCCCGGCATCAACCAGACCCAGGTGAACCCCCAGGCGGGCCTCACCTTCGCCCGGGCCCTCCGGGCCTTCCTGAGGCAGGACCCAGACATCATCATGGTGGGGGAAATCCGGGACTCCGAGACCGCCAAGATCGCCACCGAGGCCGCCCTCACCGGCCATTTGGTCATCGCCACCCTACACACCAACGACGCCGCCCAGGCCATCACCCGCTTGGACGAGATGGGGGTGGAGCTCTTCAACATCTCCGCCGCCCTCATTGGGGTTCTCTCCCAGAGGCTGGTGCGGAGGATCTGCGAGCACTGCAGGGTGGAGACCAAGCCGGACCCCGAGGTCCTGCGGCGGCTCGGCCTGGGCGAAGGGGAGATCCAAAGGGCCAAGCTCTACAAAGGCATGGGGTGCGAGCGGTGCGGCGGCACCGGGTACAAGGGGCGTTACGCCATCCACGAGCTTCTGGTGGTGGATGAGGAGATCCGCCACGCCATCGTGGCGGGGAAGTCGGCCACGGAGATCAAGGAGCTGGCCCGCAAGAAGGGCATGAGGACCCTGAGGGAAGACGGAATCCACAAGGCCCTGCTGGGGATCACCACCCTCGAGGAGGTCCTGGCCCGTACCATTGAATAG
- a CDS encoding YqeG family HAD IIIA-type phosphatase — MLFPRAVLPSLLHLTPRWLEARGLRGVILDLDNTLLPYGEEDLSPEHEAWLEALKKAVPIYLLSNALPERFARLQRRLGLPGHAPALKPWLGFRRAIKALGLPPEAVAVVGDQVFTDVLGGNLVGAYTVLVPPLREQEFFYTRFIRMLEAPFRQPRGGSA, encoded by the coding sequence ATGCTTTTCCCCCGAGCGGTCCTCCCCTCCCTCCTCCACCTCACCCCCAGGTGGCTCGAGGCCCGGGGGCTTAGGGGGGTGATCCTGGACCTGGACAACACCCTTCTCCCTTACGGGGAGGAGGATCTTTCCCCCGAGCACGAGGCCTGGCTGGAGGCCCTGAAGAAGGCGGTGCCCATCTACCTGCTCTCCAACGCCCTTCCCGAGCGCTTTGCCCGCCTGCAAAGGAGGCTTGGGCTTCCCGGGCACGCCCCGGCCCTCAAGCCCTGGCTCGGGTTTCGGCGGGCCATAAAGGCCCTAGGCCTGCCGCCGGAGGCGGTGGCCGTGGTGGGGGACCAGGTCTTCACCGACGTCTTGGGGGGCAACCTGGTGGGGGCCTACACGGTCCTGGTGCCCCCCCTGAGGGAACAGGAGTTCTTTTACACGCGTTTCATACGGATGTTGGAAGCTCCGTTTAGGCAACCCCGAGGGGGTTCGGCATGA
- the pgeF gene encoding peptidoglycan editing factor PgeF, giving the protein MVPLLTTPLPVPHGFTTREGGVSQGPYQSLNLSAATGDDPERVAENQRRVLAAFGHPPAAGLRQVHGTEVHLVEGPGTFEGDGLLTRTPGLLLRVGIADCYPLLLYHPEGLVGALHAGWRGVVGGILPKALERVAALGLDPRDVHLALGPGIGGGCYQVGEEVVERFLEAGLPTFTPDPKAPGKYLLDLEKALLLQAERAGLKGERIYRVGLCTHCDPRLFSHRRDRGQTGRMWGLVMLPLRLR; this is encoded by the coding sequence ATGGTCCCCCTTCTCACCACCCCCCTGCCCGTGCCCCACGGCTTCACCACCCGCGAGGGCGGGGTCTCCCAGGGGCCCTACCAAAGCCTCAACCTCTCCGCCGCCACCGGGGACGATCCGGAAAGGGTGGCGGAGAACCAGCGCCGGGTCCTCGCCGCCTTCGGCCACCCCCCGGCGGCGGGGCTTAGGCAGGTGCACGGCACCGAGGTCCATCTGGTGGAAGGCCCAGGGACCTTTGAAGGGGATGGTCTCCTCACCCGCACCCCGGGCCTCCTCCTAAGGGTGGGGATAGCGGACTGCTACCCCCTCCTCCTCTACCACCCGGAAGGCCTGGTGGGGGCCCTGCACGCAGGCTGGCGGGGGGTGGTAGGGGGGATCCTCCCCAAGGCCCTGGAGAGGGTGGCGGCCCTGGGCCTGGACCCTAGGGATGTCCACCTGGCCCTAGGTCCCGGCATCGGGGGCGGGTGCTACCAGGTGGGGGAGGAGGTGGTGGAAAGGTTCCTCGAGGCGGGCCTCCCCACCTTCACCCCCGACCCCAAGGCCCCGGGGAAGTACCTTCTGGACCTGGAAAAGGCCCTTCTCCTGCAGGCGGAAAGGGCGGGGCTTAAGGGGGAGCGGATCTACCGGGTGGGGCTTTGCACCCATTGCGACCCCCGCCTCTTCTCCCATCGCCGGGACCGGGGCCAGACTGGAAGGATGTGGGGCCTGGTGATGCTCCCGTTAAGGCTTCGTTAA
- a CDS encoding DUF4395 family protein, whose translation MKTDRNQLRFNQALLVLLLPLAALWDWPWLVFLLFLLMASQHTPWDLMVALRRLLRVPPEVVEEDPGPHRFARFLGAVFLGLASALLLLGLKGVGYALALLVALLALINLAFGFCLGCFLYLHLRYARAFFTGK comes from the coding sequence ATGAAGACGGATCGGAACCAGCTCCGCTTCAACCAGGCCCTTCTGGTCCTCCTCCTGCCCCTAGCTGCCCTTTGGGACTGGCCCTGGCTCGTCTTTCTCCTCTTCCTCCTCATGGCTAGCCAGCACACCCCTTGGGACCTGATGGTGGCCTTGAGGCGGCTTCTTCGGGTGCCTCCCGAGGTGGTGGAGGAGGACCCCGGGCCCCACCGCTTCGCCCGCTTCCTGGGGGCGGTGTTTTTGGGCTTGGCCTCGGCCTTGCTCCTCTTGGGCCTTAAAGGGGTGGGCTACGCCCTAGCCCTCCTGGTGGCCCTCCTGGCCTTGATCAACCTGGCCTTCGGCTTCTGCCTGGGGTGCTTCCTCTACCTGCACCTCCGCTACGCCCGGGCCTTCTTCACCGGGAAATAG
- the ribH gene encoding 6,7-dimethyl-8-ribityllumazine synthase — protein sequence MQGKTLSPILTAQGVRLAIAVGRFNERVTKLLLEGALEAYARLGGDPKEILVAWVPGSFELPLIAKRLAQRPDVDAVVALGAIVRGETPHFEYVAAQAAGGLMQVMLQTDKPIVFGVLTTNTPEEAQERAGGKAGNKGAEAVFTAIEMVRLLEAISR from the coding sequence ATGCAAGGCAAGACCCTCTCCCCCATCCTCACCGCCCAAGGGGTGCGGTTGGCCATCGCCGTGGGCCGCTTCAACGAGCGGGTGACCAAGCTCCTCTTGGAAGGGGCCCTCGAGGCCTACGCCCGCTTAGGGGGGGATCCCAAGGAGATCCTGGTGGCCTGGGTCCCCGGCTCCTTTGAGCTCCCCCTCATCGCCAAGCGCCTGGCCCAGCGCCCGGATGTGGACGCGGTGGTGGCCCTGGGGGCTATAGTCCGGGGGGAGACCCCCCACTTTGAGTACGTGGCCGCCCAGGCCGCAGGCGGCCTCATGCAGGTCATGCTCCAGACCGATAAGCCCATCGTCTTCGGGGTCCTCACCACCAACACCCCCGAGGAGGCCCAGGAAAGGGCTGGGGGCAAGGCGGGAAACAAGGGAGCGGAAGCGGTCTTCACCGCCATCGAGATGGTGCGCCTCCTGGAGGCTATTTCCCGGTGA
- the crcB gene encoding fluoride efflux transporter CrcB — protein MERYLLVALGGALGSLLRYALGAWVQGLLGPGFPWSTFFVNALGSFLIGVLVRLSLEGVLSGEARLFLAMGVLGGFTTFSTFSYETLILLQDGEFLKAFAYAFGSLVLGLLLAYLGYRLGGMLWP, from the coding sequence GTGGAGCGCTACCTCCTCGTGGCCTTGGGCGGGGCCTTGGGCTCCCTCCTCCGCTACGCCCTAGGGGCCTGGGTCCAGGGGCTTTTGGGTCCCGGTTTTCCCTGGAGCACCTTCTTCGTCAACGCCCTGGGGAGCTTCCTCATCGGGGTGCTGGTGCGCCTTTCCTTGGAGGGAGTCCTTTCCGGGGAGGCCCGCCTCTTCTTGGCCATGGGGGTCCTGGGGGGGTTCACCACCTTCTCCACCTTTAGCTACGAGACCCTGATCCTTTTGCAGGACGGAGAGTTCCTGAAGGCCTTTGCCTACGCATTCGGCAGCCTCGTTCTCGGCCTCCTCCTGGCCTATCTCGGTTATCGCCTCGGGGGTATGCTCTGGCCATGA
- a CDS encoding DUF190 domain-containing protein, with translation MKLEGEARLLRIFIGESDRYGGRPLYEAIVLEAKRRGLSGATVFKGFMGFGAHSRIHTAKLLQLSEDLPVMVEIVDSEEKIRGFLPVLDGMVREGLVTLEKVEVIRYRSR, from the coding sequence ATGAAGCTGGAAGGGGAGGCTAGGCTTTTGCGCATCTTTATCGGGGAATCCGACCGCTATGGGGGGCGGCCCCTCTACGAGGCCATCGTCCTCGAGGCCAAGCGGCGGGGGCTTTCCGGGGCCACGGTCTTCAAGGGGTTCATGGGCTTTGGGGCCCACTCCCGCATCCACACCGCCAAGCTCCTCCAGCTCTCCGAGGACCTGCCCGTGATGGTGGAGATCGTGGACAGCGAGGAGAAGATCCGGGGCTTCCTCCCGGTCCTGGACGGGATGGTGCGGGAGGGGCTGGTCACCTTGGAGAAGGTGGAGGTGATCCGCTACCGAAGCCGGTGA
- a CDS encoding sulfite oxidase-like oxidoreductase: MDRLPPGQILTQRFPILTYGEEPEVPKESWRFTLLGLVEEPLVLTYEDLLAMPQVELTRDFHCVTRWSRLDVAWKGVRVRDLLERARPKGEAVAALVHCYGGYTTNLLLEDLLHEDVLLAHTLFGKPLPRERGGPVRLLVPHLYAWKSAKWVKGIELLDHLELGFWERLGYHWRGDPWREERFQEGPIPAASLRFRSRKEGV; the protein is encoded by the coding sequence ATGGACCGCCTGCCCCCCGGCCAGATCCTCACCCAGCGCTTTCCCATCCTCACCTACGGGGAGGAGCCTGAGGTTCCCAAAGAAAGCTGGCGCTTCACCCTCTTGGGTCTGGTGGAGGAGCCCCTGGTCCTCACCTATGAGGACCTCCTGGCCATGCCCCAGGTGGAGCTCACCCGGGACTTCCACTGCGTGACCCGCTGGAGCCGCCTGGACGTGGCCTGGAAGGGGGTGAGGGTGCGGGACCTGCTGGAAAGGGCTAGGCCCAAGGGGGAGGCGGTGGCCGCCTTGGTCCACTGCTATGGCGGCTACACCACCAACCTCCTCCTGGAAGACCTCCTCCATGAGGATGTCCTCCTGGCCCACACCCTCTTCGGAAAGCCCCTGCCCCGGGAGCGGGGCGGCCCCGTGCGCCTCCTCGTTCCCCACCTCTACGCCTGGAAGAGCGCCAAGTGGGTGAAGGGCATTGAGCTTTTGGACCATCTGGAACTGGGCTTTTGGGAGCGGCTAGGCTACCACTGGCGGGGGGACCCCTGGCGGGAGGAGCGCTTCCAGGAGGGCCCCATCCCCGCCGCCAGCCTGCGCTTTAGGAGCCGCAAGGAGGGGGTATGA
- a CDS encoding histidinol-phosphatase HisJ family protein, producing MVDSHVHTPLCGHAEGSPEEYLFRARKMGLRGLVFTDHSPMPPWYDPGNRMSLSELPFYLLALERVRERNPDLYVGIGLEADYHPGTEAFVAQVVRSYPFDYVLGSVHYLGAWPLDHPDHRGEYARRDLVGVYRAYFQEVERAARTGLFHAIAHLDLPKKFGDRLPEEVLLELAEPALGAIAEEGLFLDVNTAGLRKPIGEVYPAPLLLRRARELGIGLVLGSDAHRPEEVGFAFAETAPLLLSLGFQEAHYFQEGRAVAYPLSRAS from the coding sequence ATGGTGGATAGCCACGTGCACACCCCCCTCTGCGGCCACGCTGAGGGGAGCCCCGAGGAGTACCTCTTCCGGGCACGGAAGATGGGCCTAAGGGGCCTGGTCTTCACCGACCACAGCCCCATGCCCCCCTGGTACGACCCGGGGAACCGGATGAGCCTCTCCGAGCTCCCCTTCTACCTCCTGGCCCTGGAAAGGGTGCGGGAGCGGAACCCGGACCTCTACGTGGGCATCGGCCTCGAGGCCGACTACCACCCCGGCACCGAGGCCTTCGTGGCCCAGGTGGTGCGGAGCTACCCCTTTGACTACGTCCTGGGGAGCGTCCACTACCTGGGCGCCTGGCCCTTGGACCACCCGGACCACCGGGGGGAGTACGCCCGGCGGGACCTCGTGGGGGTCTACCGGGCCTACTTCCAGGAGGTGGAGCGGGCTGCAAGAACTGGCCTCTTCCACGCCATCGCCCACCTGGACCTGCCCAAAAAGTTCGGGGACCGCCTGCCGGAAGAGGTCCTCCTGGAGCTAGCCGAACCCGCCCTAGGGGCCATCGCGGAGGAAGGGCTCTTCCTGGACGTGAACACCGCCGGCCTCAGAAAGCCCATTGGGGAGGTCTACCCCGCCCCCCTCCTCCTCCGGCGAGCCCGGGAGCTCGGGATCGGCCTGGTCCTGGGCTCGGACGCCCACCGGCCGGAGGAGGTGGGCTTCGCCTTCGCAGAAACTGCCCCCCTCCTCCTTTCCCTGGGCTTCCAAGAGGCCCACTACTTCCAGGAGGGGCGGGCCGTGGCCTACCCCTTGTCCAGAGCCTCGTAG
- a CDS encoding nicotinamidase, with product MVEVPEIPKVEALELPAKETALIVVDMQNDFAHPEGALFVPEAPKTVPAIKGLLERARQAGVRVVFTQDWHREDDPEFQIWPRHAVAGTWGAEILEELRPRPEELVIQKVRYDTFYGTPLDHYLHLFGVRRVVVVGTVANICVLHTAGSAALRWYGVVLPEDGVSALTPFDLQATLRQVTFLYQGQVTRAEGVRFT from the coding sequence ATGGTAGAGGTTCCCGAGATCCCCAAGGTGGAAGCCCTGGAGCTTCCCGCCAAGGAGACCGCCCTGATCGTGGTGGACATGCAGAACGACTTCGCCCACCCCGAAGGGGCCCTCTTCGTGCCCGAGGCCCCCAAGACCGTCCCCGCCATCAAAGGCCTTCTGGAAAGGGCCCGCCAGGCGGGGGTGCGGGTGGTCTTCACCCAGGACTGGCACCGGGAGGATGACCCGGAGTTCCAGATCTGGCCCCGGCACGCCGTGGCGGGCACCTGGGGGGCGGAGATCCTGGAGGAGCTTAGGCCTAGGCCCGAGGAGCTCGTCATCCAGAAGGTGCGCTACGACACCTTCTACGGCACCCCCCTGGACCACTACCTGCACCTCTTTGGGGTGAGGCGGGTGGTGGTGGTGGGCACCGTGGCCAACATCTGCGTCCTCCACACCGCCGGCTCGGCCGCCTTGCGCTGGTACGGGGTAGTCCTGCCCGAGGACGGGGTGAGCGCCCTCACCCCCTTTGACCTCCAGGCTACCTTGCGCCAGGTCACCTTCCTCTACCAGGGCCAGGTGACCCGGGCGGAAGGGGTGCGGTTCACCTGA
- the metF gene encoding methylenetetrahydrofolate reductase [NAD(P)H], whose product MKIRDLLREKGPHFSFEFFPPKTEEGEEALFRTMAELKAFRPAFVSITYGAMGSTRERSVAWAARIGELSLTPLAHLTVAGQSREEVASVLERLLGVGVENILALRGDPPKGERVFHPHPEGFRYALELVAFIRERYGESLSVGGAAYPEGHPESVSLEADLRHFQAKVEAGLDFAITQLFFNNAHYFGFLERARRVGVGIPILPGIMPITNYQQLRRFTEVCGASIPGPLLSQLERYQDDPRAVLEIGVEHATRQVAELLEAGVEGVHFYTLNKSPATRMVLERLGFRPEPLLPVFPGSTLAP is encoded by the coding sequence ATGAAAATACGGGACCTCCTCCGGGAGAAAGGCCCCCACTTCTCCTTTGAGTTCTTCCCCCCGAAGACGGAGGAAGGGGAGGAGGCCCTCTTCCGCACTATGGCCGAGCTTAAGGCCTTCCGCCCCGCCTTCGTTTCCATCACCTACGGGGCCATGGGGAGCACCCGGGAAAGGAGCGTGGCCTGGGCGGCCCGCATAGGGGAGCTTAGCCTCACCCCTCTGGCCCACCTCACCGTGGCTGGGCAGAGCCGAGAGGAGGTGGCCTCGGTCCTGGAGCGCCTCTTGGGGGTGGGGGTGGAGAACATCCTGGCCCTGAGGGGGGATCCGCCAAAGGGGGAGAGGGTCTTCCACCCCCATCCTGAGGGCTTCCGCTACGCCCTGGAGCTTGTGGCCTTCATCCGGGAGCGCTACGGGGAAAGCCTCTCCGTGGGGGGGGCCGCCTACCCCGAGGGGCACCCGGAAAGCGTGAGCCTCGAGGCCGACCTCCGCCACTTCCAGGCCAAGGTGGAGGCGGGGCTGGACTTCGCCATCACCCAGCTCTTCTTCAACAACGCCCACTACTTCGGCTTTCTGGAGCGGGCCCGGCGGGTGGGCGTGGGGATCCCCATCCTCCCTGGGATCATGCCCATCACCAACTACCAGCAGCTCCGCCGCTTCACCGAGGTCTGCGGGGCCAGCATCCCGGGGCCCCTCCTCTCCCAGCTGGAGCGCTACCAGGATGACCCCAGGGCTGTCCTGGAGATCGGGGTGGAGCACGCTACCCGCCAGGTGGCCGAACTCCTGGAGGCAGGGGTGGAGGGGGTCCACTTCTACACCCTCAACAAGAGCCCCGCCACCCGGATGGTCCTGGAAAGGCTAGGCTTTAGGCCGGAGCCTCTTCTCCCCGTGTTCCCAGGCTCAACCCTTGCCCCCTAA
- the tuf gene encoding elongation factor Tu, with the protein MAKGEFIRTKPHVNVGTIGHVDHGKTTLTAALTFVAAAENPNVEVRDYGDIDKAPEERARGITINTAHVEYETAKRHYSHVDCPGHADYIKNMITGAAQMDGAILVVSAADGPMPQTREHILLARQVGVPYIVVFMNKVDMVDDPELLDLVEMEVRDLLNQYEFPGDEVPVIRGSALLALEEMHRNPKTRRGENEWVDRIWELLDAVDEYIPTPVRDVDKPFLMPVEDVFTITGRGTVATGRIERGKVKVGDEVEIVGLASETRRTVVTGVEMHRKTLQEGLAGDNVGVLLRGVGREEVERGQVLAKPGSITPHTRFEASVYVLRKEEGGRHTGFFTGYRPQFYFRTTDVTGVVELPQGVEMVMPGDNVTFRVELIKPVALEEGLRFAIREGGRTVGAGVVTKILE; encoded by the coding sequence ATGGCCAAGGGCGAGTTTATTCGGACGAAGCCTCACGTGAACGTGGGGACGATTGGGCACGTGGACCACGGGAAGACGACGTTGACGGCGGCCTTGACGTTTGTGGCCGCGGCGGAGAACCCGAATGTGGAGGTGAGGGACTACGGGGACATTGACAAGGCGCCGGAGGAGCGGGCGCGGGGGATTACGATCAACACGGCGCATGTGGAGTACGAGACGGCGAAGCGGCACTATTCCCACGTGGACTGCCCTGGGCACGCGGACTACATCAAGAACATGATCACGGGGGCGGCCCAGATGGACGGGGCGATTTTGGTGGTGTCGGCGGCGGATGGGCCGATGCCGCAGACGCGGGAGCACATTCTTTTGGCGCGGCAGGTGGGGGTGCCGTACATTGTGGTGTTCATGAACAAGGTGGACATGGTGGACGACCCGGAGCTTTTGGACCTGGTGGAGATGGAGGTGCGGGACCTCCTGAACCAGTACGAGTTTCCTGGGGACGAGGTGCCGGTGATTCGCGGGAGTGCCCTTTTGGCGCTTGAGGAGATGCACCGGAACCCGAAGACGCGGCGTGGGGAGAACGAGTGGGTGGACCGGATTTGGGAGTTGTTGGATGCGGTGGACGAGTACATTCCCACGCCGGTGCGGGATGTGGACAAGCCCTTTTTGATGCCGGTGGAGGATGTGTTTACGATCACGGGTCGTGGGACGGTGGCCACGGGCCGGATTGAGCGGGGGAAGGTGAAGGTTGGGGACGAGGTGGAGATTGTGGGGTTGGCTTCGGAGACGCGGCGGACGGTGGTGACGGGTGTGGAGATGCACCGGAAGACGTTGCAGGAGGGTTTAGCTGGGGACAATGTGGGGGTTCTCCTGCGCGGGGTAGGTCGGGAGGAGGTGGAGCGGGGGCAGGTGTTGGCGAAGCCTGGGAGCATTACGCCGCACACGAGGTTTGAGGCTTCGGTGTACGTGTTGCGGAAGGAGGAGGGGGGCCGGCACACGGGGTTTTTCACGGGGTACCGGCCGCAGTTTTACTTTCGGACGACGGATGTGACGGGGGTGGTGGAGCTGCCCCAGGGGGTGGAGATGGTGATGCCTGGGGACAATGTGACGTTCAGGGTGGAGTTGATCAAGCCGGTGGCGTTGGAGGAGGGGTTGCGGTTTGCCATCCGGGAGGGTGGGCGGACCGTGGGGGCCGGTGTGGTCACCAAGATCCTGGAGTGA
- the rpmG gene encoding 50S ribosomal protein L33: MASEVRIKILLECTECKRRNYATEKNKRNTTSKLELRKYCPWCDRHTAHREVKV, encoded by the coding sequence ATGGCCAGCGAGGTCCGCATCAAGATCCTCTTGGAGTGTACGGAGTGCAAGCGCCGCAACTACGCCACCGAGAAGAACAAGCGCAACACCACCTCCAAGCTGGAACTCAGGAAGTACTGCCCCTGGTGCGATAGGCACACGGCGCACCGGGAAGTGAAGGTCTGA
- the secE gene encoding preprotein translocase subunit SecE — MFARIVRYFQEARAELARVTWPTREQVIEGTRAILIFTLVAMVILGFYDLVFRFLVGLLR, encoded by the coding sequence ATGTTCGCCCGGATCGTCCGCTACTTCCAGGAGGCCCGGGCCGAGCTCGCTCGGGTCACCTGGCCCACGCGGGAGCAGGTTATTGAGGGGACCCGGGCCATTCTGATCTTCACCCTGGTGGCCATGGTCATCCTGGGGTTTTACGACCTGGTCTTCCGCTTCCTGGTAGGGCTCTTGCGATGA